In Nicotiana tabacum cultivar K326 chromosome 19, ASM71507v2, whole genome shotgun sequence, one DNA window encodes the following:
- the LOC107818245 gene encoding uncharacterized protein LOC107818245 isoform X2 — translation MEVELEPRVKPLPFKVKGMSRESPSQKASHVLDPDLRNHWSTGTNTKEWILLELDEPCLLSHIRIYNKSVLEWEISAGLRYKPETFPKVRPRCEAPRRDMMYPMNYTPCRYVRISCLRGSPIAIFFVQLIGITVTGLESEFQPIFNYLLPHIISSKQDDNDMHLQLLQDITNRLGVFLPQLEADLNSFSEASEYATRFLAMLAGPLYPILRIVKERETPRSVGSISESEALRNSQSAIALTVSSNFEPRRSRNMSSLNFPTSCYLAFRPDAIFILLRKAYKDSNLGNICRVASGILLKFLEPIKAPEASLSCSEITTSVPDEGSQSEPCTPASFADYSDLFGDEFQIPEYQWDSKFTNVLDIGLVEEGILHVLYACVSQPLLCSKLADNTSDFWLALPLVQALQPALRPSINSSDPIDEDLSLWKQPFVQKALSQIVGTSSSSVYRPLLRACAGYLSSFSPSNGRAACVLIDLCSGVLAPWMPQVIAKIDLALELLEDLLPVIQCARHSFARARAALKYIVLALSGVMDDILVKYKDAKHQMLFLVEMLEPYLDPAITPVQSIIAFGNVSSVFLEKQEKNCAIALNVIRTAVQKSAVLPSLEAEWRRRSVAPSVLLSVLEPHMQLPSDVDLRQSPSAELLGPQLLNVSPCSGGASSRSGVHDDSDAKVDSDMTAQADMPEEVSLLFAPPELNRISLVSGSLEKKCTDLSSDVKKEINHIDEQATNNQFDNGALSASDYTVEYSNLHADYFQLVSYRDCQMKASEFRRLAMDLHSQCEITPEGHDAAIDALLLAAECYVNPFFMMSSRDSSSIMNKLSTKKPSKNYEVSVLRNFFEEDNDFKIVADLERKRDKFVLEIILEAAELDRKYQQNLDGKCLTPYVEGNDEKLELSQQDIKSADAITLLRQNQALLCDFLIHCLQEEEHPTHEILLQILLFLLHSGTRLNCLPELVVDTIIKSAEHLNQQLRSFYYQLKEGTGQLNERKLQAVRRRWILLQRLIIASSGCDEVSELSINYRSGFRFANLVPASAWLQKIPAFSSSTSPLARFLGWMAISRNAKQYQKERLFLISDLPQLTYLLSIFSDELAVVGYLEKKDDKKIEESGSNSNSRKGAESCSPQSGDQSFSVIHPDISQFFPSLQKEFGVFGESILEAVALQLRSLSPAIVPDLLCWFSDFCLLPFVREENQLSCSKSSGFAKGFVAKNAKAIVFYVLEAIVAEHMEAVVPEVPTLMQVLVSLCRSSYCDVSFLSSVLQLVKPIISYSLGKCSANENLVSDDSCLNLEALCFDELFDIIKDENQSTPREDGLCRAMSIFVLASVFPDLSFRRKVELLQSSISCADFASCGPTTSFHDYLCAYQAIVGNCRVLLLETLRAWGVIPCTISQLSETDISAPCDDRSEQYSTFLSDICCCSTEMNETNMDDNAGLNKKSQLKVAEVGIVLKDLEALISKLNPTIERCFRIHHKLAKSLALVSAESFVYSRCLTLVAEKVPVSEGSEGILLKTESDFTYCWKISLEGLAETILVLQENHLWELASVILGSVLAVPQHFSLDSVIGSVCSAVKNFLHGAPSITWRLHSDQWISMLFERGIHSYHECQGSLIDLFSFMLCHPEPEQRFIALKHLGKLISQDGHSGSALLCSSIRDKVTLSVSESSACEPIISAIVSGTWDQVALLASSDPSQRLRIHAMALLVNYVPFSERRNLQSFLAAADTVLQCLTKLSQPKCEGPLAQLSIVLFASACLYSPVEDISLIPENIWSSVESFALGGNERVPVSLEKRICQALCRLRNEGDEAKEMLKEALSSNSQQQIDPDFGHTRETILQVIADLSAVNSYFDFFSKECDQKVLELEEAEIEMELLQKEKAMQELSAEFKDLHQLPFLTDSARQDNRLQQIKEEIKSLEKAKLKEEVVARRQRKLLSRHARQKFLEEATLREAELLQELDREKIAEVEKEIERQRVLELERAKTRELRLSLDLEKERQTQRELQRELEQVESGVRPSRREFSSTHSRPRERYRERENGKAGNEGTKTSMGITQPETATSSSMVAMPTLVLSGARQFSGQLPTILQSRDRSDECGSSYEENFDGSKDSGDTGSIGDADLVSALEGPSMGFGSSQRHGSRGSKSRQIVERRERDGRREGKWERKH, via the exons TTGCTTCAAGATATCACAAACCGGCTGGGAGTATTCCTTCCCCAACTAGAG GCTGATCTTAACAGCTTTTCAGAAGCTTCAGAATATGCTACGCGTTTTCTTGCAATGCTTGCTGGTCCCCTCTACCCAATTCTTCGAATTGTAAAGGAAAG GGAAACGCCAAGGTCAGTAGGCAGTATTTCAGAATCTGAAGCTTTGAGGAACAGTCAATCTGCTATAGCTTTGACTGTATCCTCGAATTTTGAG CCGAGGAGATCACGCAACATGTCATCCTTGAATTTTCCCACATCTTGTTACTTAGCTTTTCGTCCAGATGCAATCTTCATTTTACTGAGGAAAGCTTACAAGGATTCTAACCTGGGAAATATTTGCAGAGTG GCCTCTGGGATTCTGTTAAAGTTTCTGGAGCCTATTAAAGCACCTGAAGCTTCACTTTCATGTAGTGAAATTACAACTTCAGTGCCTGATGAAGGATCACAATCTGAGCCTTGCACCCCTGCTTCTTTTGCTGATTACTCAGATTTGTTTGGAGATGAATTTCAGATTCCAGAATATCAGTGGGACTCCAAGTTCACTAACGTTTTAGATATTGGGCTAGTGGAGGAAGGGATTTTACATGTTCTGTATGCTTGTGTATCCCAG CCTCTGCTCTGCAGCAAGTTGGCAGATAACACTTCTGATTTTTGGTTGGCATTGCCCCTAGTTCAAGCATTGCAACCAG CACTTCGTCCTAGCATCAACAGTAGTGACCCAATTGATGAAGATTTATCTCTGTGGAAGCAACCTTTTGTACAGAAAGCCCTGTCCCAG ATTGTTGGGACTTCATCTTCATCAGTTTATCGTCCTCTGCTTCGTGCTTGTGCAGGTTACCTATCATCATTTTCACCATCAAAT GGGAGGGCTGCATGTGTGCTCATTGATCTTTGCTCTGGTGTCTTAGCTCCATGGATGCCTCAAGTAATAGCAAAG ATTGACTTAGCACTTGAGCTTTTGGAGGACCTTTTACCTGTAATCCAG TGTGCTCGCCACTCATTTGCTCGTGCACGTGCAGCCCTTAAATATATTGTCTTAGCTTTATCTGGGGTTATGGATGATATTTTGGTCAAATATAAG gatgcTAAGCACCAAATGCTTTTTCTTGTTGAGATGCTAGAACCCTATCTTGATCCTGCAATAACCCCTGTACAGAGCATTATAGCCTTTGGGAACGTTTCTTCAGTTTTTCTTGAAAAGCAAGAGAAAAATTGTGCTATTGCATTAAATGTGATTCGCACAGCTGTACAGAAGTCTGCTGTCCTTCCTTCTCTGGAAGCTGAGTGGAGGCGCAGATCAGTTGCTCCAAG TGTACTTCTCTCAGTTTTGGAACCTCACATGCAGCTTCCTTCTGACGTTGACCTTCGCCAATCTCCTAGTGCTGAGCTGCTAGGACCACAATTATTGAATGTTTCACCCTGCAGTGGTGGAGCTTCTTCCAGATCTGGCGTTCATGATGATTCGGATGCAAAAGTTGATTCCGATATGACTGCACAAGCAGACATGCCTGAGGAAGTGAGCCTTCTCTTTGCTCCACCAGAGCTCAATAGAATCTCACTAGTCTCTGGCAGCCTGGAGAAAAAGTGCACAGACTTAAGTTCTGATGTCAAAAAGGAAATTAATCACATTGATGAACAGGCTACAAACAATCAGTTTGACAATGGTGCGCTATCTGCTAGTGATTATACTGTTGAGTATTCTAATCTGCATGCTGATTACTTTCAGCTTGTGAGTTATCGAGATTGTCAGAtgaaagcttccgaatttaggcGTTTAGCTATGGACTTGCATTCTCAGTGTGAGATCACTCCCGAGGGTCATGATGCTGCCATAGATGCTTTGCTTTTAGCAGCAGAATGCTACGTTAATCCATTCTTTATGATGTCTTCCCGGGACAGTTCATCTATTATGAACAAACTGAGTACTAAGAAGCCTAGTAAAAACTATGAAGTTTCTGTTCTTCGAAATTTTTTTGAGGAGGACAATGACTTCAAAATTGTAGCAGATCTTGAGAGGAAAAGGGACAAATTTGTTCTTGAAATAATTCTTGAAGCAGCCGAGCTTGACAGGAAGTATCAGCAGAACTTGGACGGGAAATGTCTGACTCCCTATGTTGAAGGGAATGACGAAAAACTTGAATTGTCTCAGCAAGATATAAAATCAGCAGATGCTATCACCTTACTTCGTCAAAACCAAGCACTTTTATGCGACTTTTTAATTCATTGTCTGCAGGAGGAGGAGCACCCGACACATGAGATACTACTGCAAATTCTGCTGTTTCTATTGCACTCTGGAACTAGATTGAACTGTCTCCCTGAACTCGTTGTTGACActataataaaatctgcggagcACTTAAACCAGCAGCTGAGATCTTTTTATTATCAATTAAAAGAAGGAACTGGCCAGTTGAATGAGCGGAAGCTGCAAGCAGTTCGACGTCGCTGGATCCTTCTTCAAAGATTGATAATTGCTTCAAGTGGTTGTGATGAAGTGTCCGAGCTTTCAATTAACTACAGGAGTGGTTTTCGGTTTGCTAATCTAGTTCCTGCTTCAGCTTGGCTGCAGAAAATACCTGCATTCTCATCTTCAACTTCTCCCCTTGCCCGATTTCTTGGCTGGATGGCAATATCTCGTAATGCTAAACAGTATCAGAAGGAGAGACTCTTCCTTATCTCAGATCTTCCACAGTTGACATATCTTCTGTCTATATTTTCAGATGAGCTTGCTGTAGTAGGTTACCTGGAGAAGAAAGATGACAAGAAAATTGAAGAATCTGGTAGCAATTCCAATTCCAGGAAAGGGGCTGAAAGTTGTAGTCCACAGAGTGGAGATCAGTCTTTTTCTGTTATACACCCCGACATAAGTCAGTTTTTTCCCAGTTTGCAAAAAGAGTTTGGAGTTTTTGGGGAATCGATATTGGAGGCTGTTGCTTTGCAATTAAGATCTCTTTCTCCTGCTATTGTACCTGATTTATTATGttggttttctgatttttgtttattGCCTTTTGTTCGAGAAGAGAACCAACTTTCTTGTAGTAAATCTAGTGGGTTTGCAAAAGGTTTTGTTGCTAAGAATGCAAAAGCAATTGTCTTTTATGTGCTTGAAGCCATTGTAGCTGAGCATATGGAAGCAGTGGTACCAGAAGTACCGACTTTGATGCAAGTTCTTGTTTCCTTGTGTAGGTCTTCATATTGTGATGTGTCATTTCTCAGCTCAGTGTTACAATTGGTAAAGCCAATTATCTCATATTCTTTGGGAAAATGTTCTGCCAATGAAAACTTAGTGAGTGATGATTCATGTCTTAATTTAGAAGCACTATGCTTTGATGAACTTTTTGACATCATCAAAGATGAGAACCAGAGCACTCCAAGAGAGGATGGACTATGCAGGGCAATGTCAATTTTTGTTTTGGCATCAGTGTTTCCTGATCTATCCTTCCGACGCAAAGTTGAACTATTGCAGTCTTCTATATCCTGTGCTGATTTTGCTTCTTGTGGGCCAACAACTTCATTTCATGATTATCTTTGTGCATATCAGGCTATTGTAGGAAATTGCAGAGTTTTGCTCCTCGAGACATTGAGAGCCTGGGGTGTCATTCCCTGCACTATATCGCAGTTGTCTGAAACGGATATTTCCGCACCATGTGATGATAGATCTGAACAGTACTCAACTTTTCTTTCGGATATCTGCTGCTGTTCAACTGAGATGAATGAAACGAACATGGATGATAATGCTGGTTTGAACAAAAAATCTCAGCTCAAAGTTGCGGAAGTTGGAATAGTCTTAAAGGACCTAGAGGCACTCATTTCTAAGCTCAATCCAACTATTGAACGATGCTTTAGGATTCACCATAAATTAGCAAAGAGTCTAGCCCTTGTTTCTGCAGAAAGCTTTGTGTACTCAAGATGCTTAACTTTGGTTGCTGAGAAAGTTCCAGTTTCTGAAGGCAGTGAGGGAATTCTGCTCAAGACAGAATCTGATTTCACTTATTGTTGGAAAATCAGTCTTGAAGGACTTGCAGAAACGATTCTAGTGCTTCAAGAGAACCATTTGTGGGAGCTCGCTTCTGTGATCCTTGGTTCGGTACTTGCTGTTCCTCAACACTTTTCTTTGGATAGTGTAATTGGCAGTGTATGCTCTGCAGTTAAAAATTTCTTGCATGGTGCCCCAAGTATTACTTGGAGGCTTCACAGTGATCAGTGGATTTCTATGCTATTTGAAAGAGGCATCCATAGCTACCATGAATGTCAAGGTTCTCTGATTGATCTGTTCTCTTTCATGCTTTGCCATCCAGAGCCTGAACAACGATTTATTGCACTTAAGCACTTGGGGAAGCTCATAAGCCAAGATGGACATAGTGGGTCTGCTTTATTATGTTCTAGTATTCGTGATAAAGTAACCTTATCAGTAAGCGAGTCTTCTGCATGTGAGCCGATCATATCTGCTATTGTTTCTGGTACGTGGGATCAAGTAGCTTTGCTGGCTTCATCTGACCCATCACAGCGTTTAAGAATCCATGCCATGGCACTTCTTGTGAACTATGTGCCATTCTCTGAAAGGCGCAACTTGCAATCATTTCTTGCAGCAGCTGATACAGTTCTACAGTGTTTGACAAAACTATCGCAACCAAAATGTGAAGGCCCATTAGCACAACTCTCGATTGTACTTTTTGCCAGTGCTTGCCTGTACTCTCCAGTTGAAGATATTTCACTGATTCCTGAAAATATTTGGAGCAGTGTTGAAAGTTTTGCATTAGGAGGAAATG AAAGAGTCCCTGTCAGCCTTGAGAAAAGAATTTGTCAAGCTTTATGTAGGCTGAGAAATGAAGGGGATGAGGCTAAAGAG ATGTTGAAAGAAGCTCTCTCTTCAAATTCCCAGCAGCAAATCGATCCAGATTTTGGTCATACACGCGAAACAATCCTTCAG GTCATAGCTGATTTGTCTGCTGTCAactcatattttgattttttctcaAAGGAATGTGACCAAAAGGTTCTG GAATTGGAGGAGGCCGAGATTGAAATGGAACTTCTTCAGAAGGAAAAAGCAATGCAGGAATTATCGGCTGAATTTAAAGATTTGCATCAGCTTCCCTTCCTAACTG ATTCGGCAAGGCAAGATAACCGCTTGCAGCAAATCAAAGAGGAAATCAAATCCTT AGAGAAGGCCAAACTCAAAGAGGAGGTTGTAGCACGCAGGCAAAGGAAGCTACTCAGTAGGCATGCCCGTCAAAAATTCTTGGAAGAGGCAACTCTTCGCGAAGCTGAACTTCTACAAGAGCTGGATAG AGAGAAGATAGCTGAAGTAGAAAAGGAAATCGAGAGACAACGTGTGCTGGAGCTTGAGCGCGCAAAAACCAGGGAGTTGCGGCTCAGCCTTGACCTAGAGAAGGAAAGGCAAACACAG AGGGAACTGCAACGAGAACTTGAGCAAGTTGAGTCTGGAGTTAGACCATCGAGGCGAGAATTTTCATCCACACACAGTAG GCCACGAGAAAGATACCGTGAAAGGGAAAATGGAAAAGCAGGTAATGAAGGGACCAAAACAAGCATGGGGATAACACAGCCCGAAACTGCAACGAGCTCATCAATGGTGGCCATGCCTACCCTGGTTCTATCAGGGGCTAGGCAATTCTCTGGCCAACTTCCAACTATTTTGCAATCACGTGACAGATCAGACGAATGTGGTAGCAGCTACGAAGAAAACTTTGATGGTAGTAAAGACTCGGGGGACACGGGAAGTATTGGGGATGCAGACTTAGTATCAGCACTTGAGGGACCGTCCATGGGCTTTGGGTCGTCTCAAAGGCATGGTTCCCGGGGGAGTAAGTCTAGGCAAATTGTGGAACGGAGAGAACGGGATGGCAGACGGGAAGGTAAATGGGAGAGAAAACATTAG